One Danio rerio strain Tuebingen ecotype United States chromosome 22, GRCz12tu, whole genome shotgun sequence genomic window carries:
- the si:dkey-236e20.1 gene encoding LOW QUALITY PROTEIN: amine sulfotransferase (The sequence of the model RefSeq protein was modified relative to this genomic sequence to represent the inferred CDS: inserted 1 base in 1 codon; deleted 1 base in 1 codon; substituted 1 base at 1 genomic stop codon) codes for MAQEECKMLSDKLLNYKGTVLTVDIRHDITPEYIDSLQDFDARDDDVFVVAFPKSGNVFLQYMPHHMHRIMTLIXDFPEKAKQITYKQMPWIEYQEKGKDYSTRPLHSPRLFCSHLLEPLMPRALQKKGKVIYVMRNPKDVMVSYXSRSYDEMLKKFITGCMIGGSWFDHVKGWVTSKDKYNILILTYEEMIKDLRSVIVKICKFVGKNLSDAAIDKVVERATFNQMKVDPVANYESVPWKITDQPKGVFLRKGTVGDWRNSLTVAQSECLDRAFEERMKEVPNLVWDIAHFCG; via the exons ATGGCTCAGGAGGAATGCAAAATGCTAAGTgacaaactgttaaattacaaagGAACTGTCCTGACTGTGGATATCCGCCACGACATTACTCCAGAATATATTGACAGTTTACAGGATTTTGATGCAAGAGATGATGATGTCTTTGTTGTGGCCTTCCCAAAATCTGGTAA TGTATTTCTACAGTATATGCCTCATCATATGCATCGGATCATGACTTTAATATAGGATTTCCCGGAGAAAGCCAAACAAATCACATATAAGCAAATGCCCTGGATTGAGTATCAGGAAAAGGGAAAAGATTACAGCACACGTCCA CTCCATTCTCCAAGACTCTTCTGTTCACATTTACTGGAGCCGCTGATGCCCAGAGCTCTCCAGAAGAAAGGAAAA GTCATTTATGTCATGAGGAACCCCAAAGACGTCATGGTGTCGT TTAGTAGGAGCTACGATGAGATGTTAAAGAAATTCATTACAGGATGCA TGATTGGTGGCTCCTGGTTTGACCATGTTAAAGGATGGGTGACTAGTAAAGACAAATACAACATTCTGATCCTGACTTATGAAGAGATGATCAAG GACCTCAGATCCGTCATTGTGAAAATCTGTAAGTTTGTTGGCAAGAATCTGTCAGACGCAGCCATCGATAAAGTGGTGGAAAGAGCAACATTCAACCAAATGAAAGTAGACCCTGTGGCCAACTATGAGTCTGTTCCTTGGAAGATCACAGATCAGCCAAAAGGAGTTTTTTTGCGCAAAG GAACGGTTGGAGACTGGAGGAACTCTTTAACTGTGGCTCAGAGTGAATGTCTTGATCGTGCCTttgaagaaagaatgaaagaggTGCCTAACCTAGTCTGGGACATCGCACATTTTTGTGGCTGA
- the sult3st3 gene encoding sulfotransferase family 3, cytosolic sulfotransferase 3 yields MAQEECKMISDKLLKYKGTVLTVNDNQDITPEYIDSIQDFETRDDDVFVVTFPKSGTVWTQRIMTLIYEEDFPEKAKQITYEQMPWIEYRDKGKDYSTRPSPRLFCSHLLEPLMPRALQRKGKVIYVMRNPKDVMVSYFHFSNKLDNLDSSESYDEMLKKFITGCMVGGCWFDHVKGWVTSKDKYNILILTYEEMIKDLRSVIVKICKFVGKNLSDAAIDKVVERTTFKQMKVDPVANYESLSKEITDQPKGAFLRKGTVGDWKNSLTVAQSECVDRVLEDRMKDVPLNLVWDITELHS; encoded by the exons ATGGCTCAAGAGGAATGCAAAATGATTAGTGACAAACTGTTAAAGTACAAAGGAACTGTGTTGACTGTGAATGACAACCAAGACATTACTCCAGAATATATTGACAGTATACAGGATTTTGAAACAAGGGATGACGATGTCTTTGTTGTGACATTTCCCAAATCTG GTACAGTATGGACCCAGCGGATCATGACTTTAATATACGAGGAGGATTTCCCAGAGAAAGCCAAACAAATCACATATGAGCAAATGCCCTGGATTGAGTATCGGGATAAAGGGAAAGATTACAGCACACGTCCATCTCCAAGACTCTTCTGTTCGCATTTACTGGAGCCGCTGATGCCCAGAGCTCTCCAGAGGAAAGGAAAA GTCATCTACGTCATGAGAAACCCCAAAGACGTCATGGTGTCGTATTTTCATTTTTCCAACAAATTGGACAACCTGGATTCTTCTGAGAGCTACGATGAGATGTTAAAGAAATTCATTACAGGATGCA TGGTTGGTGGCTGCTGGTTTGACCATGTTAAAGGATGGGTGACAAGTAAAGACAAATACAACATCCTGATCCTGACTTATGAAGAGATGATCAAA GACCTCAGATCTGTCATTGTGAAAATCTGTAAGTTTGTTGGCAAGAATCTGTCAGACGCAGCCATCGATAAAGTGGTGGAAAGAACAACATTCAAGCAAATGAAAGTAGACCCTGTGGCCAACTATGAGTCCCTTTCTAAGGAGATCACAGATCAGCCGAAAGGAGCTTTTTTGCGCAAAG GAACAGTTGGAGACTGGAAGAACTCTTTAACCGTGGCTCAGAGTGAATGTGTTGATCGTGTCCTTGAAGATAGAATGAAGGACGTACCTCTTAACCTGGTCTGGGACATCACAGAACTGCATAGCTGA